A single genomic interval of Stieleria maiorica harbors:
- a CDS encoding ECF-type sigma factor: MPDVNRILSEIEHGDPSAADQLLPLVDNELRKLLDKQMMKIVFATDLQIVQGLETRQSDAPTLRPWCKTKLSC, translated from the coding sequence ATGCCCGACGTCAACCGAATCCTTTCCGAAATCGAACACGGCGATCCGTCCGCCGCGGATCAGCTACTGCCGCTTGTTGATAACGAGTTGCGGAAGCTACTCGACAAACAAATGATGAAAATTGTTTTTGCCACGGACTTGCAAATTGTCCAAGGGTTGGAGACGCGTCAAAGTGACGCCCCCACTCTTCGCCCTTGGTGCAAAACCAAGTTGTCATGCTAA